In one window of Mesorhizobium sp. B2-1-1 DNA:
- a CDS encoding cytochrome c oxidase assembly protein: MGVDTSAKPAGHNSNRLVAAVCLAFFTGMIGMAYAAVPLYKMFCQATGYGGTTQRVEKQYAGRVLDREITVRFDANIAGVPWDFQPVQRSMTMKIGETVQAHYQATNKFDRPITGRATFNVQPELAGPYFNKVECFCFTDTTLKPGETLDMPVLFYVDPDIVNVPELKDVKTITLSYTMFPVEKNKPVASSEPVQGNSKTISNTEGNLGG, encoded by the coding sequence ATGGGTGTCGACACGAGCGCCAAACCGGCCGGGCACAACAGCAACCGCCTTGTTGCGGCCGTCTGCCTTGCCTTCTTCACCGGCATGATCGGCATGGCCTATGCCGCGGTGCCGCTGTACAAGATGTTCTGCCAGGCGACAGGCTATGGCGGCACGACGCAACGCGTCGAGAAGCAGTATGCCGGCCGCGTGCTCGATCGCGAGATCACCGTCCGCTTCGATGCCAATATCGCCGGCGTGCCGTGGGATTTCCAGCCGGTCCAGCGCTCGATGACCATGAAGATCGGCGAGACGGTGCAGGCGCACTATCAGGCGACCAACAAGTTCGATCGCCCCATCACCGGCCGCGCCACCTTCAATGTCCAGCCTGAACTGGCGGGTCCCTATTTCAACAAGGTCGAATGCTTCTGCTTCACCGACACCACGCTGAAGCCCGGCGAAACGCTTGACATGCCGGTCCTGTTCTACGTGGACCCCGATATCGTCAACGTGCCGGAACTGAAGGACGTGAAGACGATCACCCTGTCCTACACGATGTTTCCGGTCGAGAAGAACAAGCCGGTCGCATCGTCGGAGCCGGTCCAGGGCAACAGCAAGACAATTTCAAATACCGAAGGAAATCTCGGGGGTTGA